One window from the genome of Candidatus Binatia bacterium encodes:
- the smc gene encoding chromosome segregation protein SMC — MKYSERWGGGVRIKQLELIGFKSFVHRIVLDFPPGVTSIVGPNGCGKSNVVDAIRWVLGEQSPKHLRGDSMEDVIFNGNERIAPTGMAQVSLTFENDAETRRSATELDLDVSTVPAHFRELTEIMVTRRYFRSGESEYFINKTPCRLKDITELFLGTGIGSKAYAIIEQGRVEQLINAKPEDRRLFIEEAAGTTLYRSRKLAAERKMERTRENLLRVNDILREIERQIQYLHRMAKKAEQYRALQEEIRQLDLALCAGQWRQLSAALAALEAELSAYREQEQQTHAELTRLEEQRAEKVAAQAAAEQSLAQRREAAAVLESEIRSLQQRLGLLKQEVGERTRRMTRLQAESVAQVRQQEEIQHAVQQQEEERNRYAQLVLFDEGDLTQKEEEFAEARAQVGSASNEVGAAKDAVVSLAAKEAECRNALAALTRQRDEAQRRLQKLAAEQAEATDRLAALETAAAARHAEVAALRDRLRAAEGEKEKRAERIRLMAEERRGWERTFSETQNVLLQLRSRLDSLQEIQRNYEGYQRGVRSILLGAQGEAGVLGVVADVIGVPQQYERAVAAALGDRLQYVIVRQEDDGVGAVARLRQEDSGRGSFIPLAPRAVRMNGNGASSLNGNTRRLLDLVDVAEPYHRVAETLLGEVVLVPDLHSGLALWRQNGVHVTMVTPEGDVIDATGVITGGSERPLEEEIVSRRRLATEMATEVAAAEARLNGARVQLERLQGELAEQESVLKSLDQATHALTLELVAGEKDLERLESERPRWLDRLEVVRFESTGAAAEEVDRAADLQKTELKLAEVSGQREALESVLRTAQDAAARAAVRVDELNNEVTSIKVRVAERRQRQQAAVSALSRLALQREELASRAAAIAGELEETEREHASLQTAVQEAEAHSATQETQRQVIEGEIEIARAALESASAAVAAHDRRLHDTRAQLDDLRLRAAQCEIALTEKRLRAQQLTESIREKYGTDVADESASLPSEEEEEAVARLDTLRTRLSRLGEVNVGAIDELQELEQRAQFLRTQKEDLERSLADLERTIQRLNRASRTRFAETFAAVNEKFQTVLPRLFRGGEARLVLTDEHNLLETGVEIVVRPPGKRLDTVTLLSGGEKALVAVSLIFSLFLINPTPFCFLDEVDAPLDDANIGRFANLVRETSEHSQFIVITHNKRTMQAADVLYGVTMEEPGVSKVISVAMH; from the coding sequence GTGAAATACTCGGAACGGTGGGGTGGTGGTGTGCGGATCAAGCAACTCGAACTAATCGGCTTTAAGTCCTTCGTTCATCGGATCGTATTGGATTTCCCCCCGGGGGTCACTTCAATCGTCGGTCCGAACGGGTGCGGCAAGTCCAACGTCGTCGACGCCATTCGTTGGGTGTTGGGCGAACAGAGCCCCAAGCACCTCCGCGGCGATTCCATGGAGGATGTAATCTTCAATGGGAATGAACGCATTGCGCCAACCGGAATGGCGCAGGTGTCATTGACGTTTGAGAACGACGCGGAGACGCGGCGATCCGCTACTGAGCTCGACCTCGATGTCTCCACGGTGCCGGCACACTTTCGCGAACTGACAGAAATCATGGTTACGCGGCGGTACTTCCGTTCGGGAGAGTCGGAGTACTTCATCAATAAGACGCCATGTCGGTTGAAAGACATCACCGAGCTGTTCCTCGGTACCGGGATCGGCTCGAAGGCCTACGCCATCATCGAGCAGGGCCGGGTCGAGCAACTGATCAATGCCAAGCCGGAGGACCGGCGCCTCTTCATTGAGGAGGCGGCGGGCACGACCCTATACCGCAGTCGCAAGCTTGCCGCCGAGCGCAAGATGGAGCGCACCCGAGAGAACCTGCTGCGCGTCAATGACATTCTCCGCGAGATAGAGCGGCAGATCCAATACCTGCATCGCATGGCGAAGAAGGCGGAACAGTACCGTGCGCTGCAGGAAGAGATCCGCCAGCTCGACCTCGCGCTGTGCGCGGGCCAATGGCGGCAACTGAGCGCCGCGCTTGCTGCTCTGGAGGCCGAGCTGTCGGCGTATCGGGAACAGGAGCAGCAGACGCACGCAGAGCTGACGCGATTAGAAGAGCAGCGGGCTGAAAAGGTTGCTGCGCAAGCTGCTGCTGAGCAGTCCCTGGCGCAAAGACGCGAGGCTGCGGCTGTCCTGGAATCGGAGATTCGCAGTCTGCAGCAACGGCTTGGGTTGTTGAAGCAGGAAGTTGGCGAACGCACGCGCCGCATGACGCGCCTGCAGGCAGAATCGGTTGCGCAGGTGCGCCAGCAGGAAGAGATCCAGCACGCCGTGCAGCAGCAGGAAGAGGAGCGCAATCGCTACGCTCAGCTCGTGCTCTTCGACGAAGGTGACTTGACGCAAAAGGAAGAGGAATTCGCCGAGGCTCGCGCACAGGTTGGATCGGCCAGCAATGAGGTGGGAGCCGCCAAGGACGCAGTCGTCAGCTTGGCGGCGAAAGAGGCCGAATGCCGCAACGCCTTGGCTGCGCTGACACGGCAGCGGGACGAGGCGCAACGGCGCTTGCAGAAGCTAGCGGCCGAGCAAGCGGAGGCTACTGATCGCCTGGCTGCGCTGGAGACGGCAGCGGCAGCCCGCCATGCCGAGGTGGCGGCACTCCGTGATCGGCTGCGTGCGGCAGAGGGGGAAAAGGAGAAGCGCGCGGAGCGTATCCGCTTGATGGCTGAGGAACGCCGAGGCTGGGAGCGGACGTTCAGCGAGACGCAGAACGTCTTACTCCAGTTGCGCTCGCGACTGGATTCCCTGCAGGAGATCCAGCGCAACTACGAAGGCTACCAGCGCGGTGTGCGATCTATCCTGCTGGGGGCTCAGGGGGAAGCCGGAGTACTAGGCGTGGTGGCGGATGTCATCGGCGTTCCGCAGCAGTACGAACGGGCAGTCGCGGCGGCGCTGGGTGACCGGTTGCAGTATGTGATCGTTCGGCAAGAGGACGATGGGGTTGGGGCGGTCGCAAGGCTGAGGCAGGAAGATTCCGGACGTGGCAGCTTCATACCGTTGGCTCCGCGCGCGGTCCGGATGAATGGGAATGGTGCCAGCAGCCTCAACGGGAATACCCGTCGGCTGCTCGATCTGGTCGACGTCGCGGAACCGTATCACCGCGTTGCTGAGACGTTGCTCGGAGAGGTGGTCTTGGTGCCGGATTTGCACTCCGGCCTGGCGTTGTGGCGCCAAAACGGTGTGCACGTCACGATGGTGACGCCCGAAGGTGACGTTATCGATGCAACCGGAGTCATCACCGGTGGCAGTGAACGGCCGCTTGAGGAGGAGATCGTTTCGCGGCGGCGCTTGGCGACTGAGATGGCTACCGAGGTTGCCGCGGCGGAGGCCCGCCTGAATGGTGCTCGCGTGCAACTGGAGAGACTGCAGGGTGAACTGGCTGAGCAGGAAAGCGTGCTGAAGAGCCTCGACCAAGCAACGCACGCGCTGACGCTGGAACTGGTTGCGGGCGAAAAAGATCTCGAACGTCTAGAAAGCGAACGGCCCCGCTGGCTCGATCGCCTGGAAGTGGTCCGCTTCGAATCGACGGGCGCCGCCGCCGAGGAGGTCGACCGCGCCGCTGATCTCCAGAAGACCGAGCTGAAATTGGCCGAGGTGAGCGGCCAACGCGAAGCCCTGGAATCGGTACTGCGCACGGCTCAGGACGCGGCCGCGCGTGCCGCGGTGCGGGTGGATGAACTCAATAATGAGGTGACCAGCATCAAGGTCCGCGTGGCGGAACGCCGGCAGCGTCAGCAGGCCGCCGTCTCGGCGTTGTCGCGTTTGGCCCTGCAACGCGAAGAGTTGGCATCGCGAGCCGCGGCCATTGCCGGTGAATTGGAAGAGACTGAGCGGGAACATGCCAGCCTGCAAACCGCTGTGCAGGAGGCGGAGGCCCACAGTGCCACTCAGGAAACGCAGCGGCAAGTCATCGAAGGTGAAATCGAGATTGCCCGTGCCGCGCTCGAATCAGCCAGCGCAGCGGTGGCAGCACATGACCGCCGGCTGCACGATACCCGTGCGCAATTGGACGACCTGCGGCTCCGGGCGGCTCAGTGTGAGATCGCATTGACGGAGAAGCGGCTGCGCGCTCAACAGCTCACGGAGAGTATTCGAGAAAAGTACGGAACGGACGTGGCCGATGAATCGGCCAGTCTGCCGAGTGAAGAGGAAGAAGAAGCCGTTGCCCGATTGGACACTTTGCGCACAAGACTCAGCCGGCTCGGCGAGGTGAACGTCGGTGCCATTGATGAACTGCAGGAGTTGGAACAGCGGGCGCAATTTCTGCGGACACAGAAGGAGGACCTGGAACGGTCGCTGGCCGACCTCGAACGCACGATTCAGCGACTGAATCGTGCGTCGCGTACGCGGTTCGCGGAAACCTTTGCTGCAGTCAACGAGAAGTTCCAGACCGTCCTGCCCCGGCTCTTCCGGGGCGGTGAGGCACGGTTGGTGTTGACCGACGAGCACAACCTGCTCGAGACGGGCGTAGAAATCGTCGTGCGGCCGCCGGGGAAGCGCCTCGATACGGTGACGCTACTGTCCGGCGGTGAAAAGGCCCTCGTCGCGGTGAGCTTGATCTTTTCCCTGTTTCTGATCAACCCAACTCCCTTTTGCTTTCTGGACGAGGTCGACGCTCCCTTGGACGATGCCAATATTGGGCGGTTCGCCAACTTGGTGCGCGAGACGAGCGAGCATTCCCAGTTCATTGTGATTACACACAACAAACGGACCATGCAGGCGGCTGATGTTCTCTATGGTGTGACCATGGAGGAGCCGGGGGTTTCCAAAGTCATTTCCGTTGCCATGCACTAG
- the ftsY gene encoding signal recognition particle-docking protein FtsY has translation MSEAPRPLGLQDSLARTRQGLLARLREAWGTGKDTEARLLELEEALLAADVGPKATQQLLARVRPLAGELADAEALRCALGDQMRAILEDGAAAPSMAMPYVILVAGVNGVGKTTTIGKLAYRYRQAGQKVLLVAADTFRAAAGEQLEHWGQRVGALCIRHQSGADPSAVAFDGMKAAVARGIEVVIVDTAGRLHVKTHLIEELKKVVRVIGRQVEGAPHEILLVIDATTGQNAISQARVFCAALPVTGIVLTKLDGTAKGGAILAVRAELGVAIRYVGVGENPSDLTLFDAGAFVQALLAAG, from the coding sequence TTGAGCGAAGCCCCCAGGCCGCTAGGTCTACAGGATAGCCTTGCGCGAACTCGACAGGGGCTACTGGCCCGCTTGCGTGAGGCGTGGGGCACCGGGAAGGATACCGAAGCACGTCTGTTGGAACTCGAAGAAGCCCTGCTTGCAGCGGACGTCGGACCCAAGGCCACTCAACAGCTTCTTGCGAGAGTGCGGCCTCTGGCTGGCGAACTGGCCGATGCTGAAGCGTTGCGCTGCGCACTGGGCGATCAGATGCGCGCTATTCTCGAAGACGGCGCGGCTGCGCCTTCGATGGCAATGCCTTACGTGATCCTGGTTGCCGGCGTGAACGGTGTCGGCAAGACTACAACAATTGGCAAGCTCGCCTATCGCTACCGGCAAGCTGGGCAGAAGGTCCTCTTGGTTGCCGCAGACACCTTCCGTGCGGCAGCGGGCGAGCAACTCGAGCATTGGGGGCAACGGGTAGGTGCTTTGTGCATTCGACATCAGAGCGGCGCCGATCCATCGGCCGTTGCGTTTGATGGAATGAAGGCTGCTGTGGCGCGTGGTATCGAGGTCGTCATCGTCGACACGGCAGGCAGACTGCATGTGAAGACGCATCTGATCGAGGAGCTGAAGAAAGTTGTCCGCGTCATCGGCCGCCAAGTAGAAGGCGCGCCGCATGAGATTCTGCTGGTGATCGATGCCACCACCGGCCAGAATGCCATTAGCCAGGCGCGCGTGTTTTGCGCGGCCTTGCCAGTCACTGGCATTGTGCTGACGAAGCTAGACGGCACCGCAAAGGGCGGGGCGATTTTGGCCGTTCGGGCAGAGTTGGGAGTGGCGATTCGCTACGTTGGTGTTGGGGAGAACCCGTCTGACCTCACTCTTTTTGACGCTGGAGCATTCGTACAGGCCTTGCTGGCTGCAGGCTGA
- a CDS encoding cell division protein ZapA: MSEPLEIEIMGQRLTVRSEDSEEHVRAVARYVDEQIRLLADTQLATTSLHLALVTALNIASEYWKLQHQQEEVYKTMNRMTQRIGARLHR; the protein is encoded by the coding sequence ATGAGCGAGCCGCTAGAAATCGAAATCATGGGGCAGCGGCTGACCGTCAGGAGCGAGGACAGCGAAGAACACGTCCGGGCGGTGGCCCGTTACGTGGACGAGCAAATTCGCCTGCTTGCGGATACTCAGCTCGCGACGACGTCACTTCACCTTGCGCTCGTTACGGCATTGAATATTGCGAGCGAATATTGGAAACTACAGCATCAACAAGAGGAAGTTTACAAAACGATGAACCGGATGACGCAGCGCATCGGAGCCCGACTCCACCGCTGA
- the rny gene encoding ribonuclease Y yields MSYLISSLLVVLLSAVFAFILDRVRRQQARQQAQNAEETARRVLGEARAEAETVRKESEIKAKEVILLARAEAEKESRERRRELQQIERRLTSREENLEKRAEQIEKREAEVTKFELAQRQKEKGLAEREEQCRAAIEETRQQLERVAGLTGEEAKRGLMDQMIDEARHEAAKRIRMVEEEARAEADRRAKKIVTIAIERLAGEFVAERTVSVVQLPNDDMKGRIIGREGRNIRAIEAATGVDLIIDDTPEAVILSCHNPIRREIARIALERLISDGRIHPGRVEEVVRKAEQEVEDSIREAGQKAIFEVGIHGVHPEIVKLLGMLKYRYSYAQNVLAHSIEAAFLCGAMAAELGLNEKQARRAALLHDIGKALTHEVEGSHAIIGADIARKYGESAKVVNAIAAHHEEVKAETILAPLVDAADALSGARPGARREMLESYVRRLEDLERISNSFKGVEKSFAVQAGREIRIIVEPRAINDDQASTLANEVARKIESEMTYPGQVKVTVIRETRASEYAR; encoded by the coding sequence ATGAGTTACCTGATTAGTAGCTTATTGGTCGTTCTATTGTCAGCTGTCTTTGCGTTCATTCTCGATCGCGTGCGTCGACAGCAAGCGCGTCAACAGGCTCAGAACGCTGAGGAAACGGCGCGCCGAGTTCTGGGAGAGGCCCGCGCCGAAGCCGAAACGGTGCGAAAGGAATCTGAGATTAAGGCCAAGGAAGTCATTCTGCTTGCAAGAGCTGAGGCAGAGAAGGAGTCCCGCGAACGGCGGCGGGAACTGCAACAGATCGAGCGCCGTTTGACTTCCAGAGAGGAGAATCTGGAGAAGCGGGCCGAGCAAATCGAAAAGCGGGAAGCGGAGGTTACAAAGTTCGAACTGGCACAGCGGCAGAAAGAGAAGGGATTGGCAGAACGGGAAGAGCAGTGCCGAGCGGCTATCGAGGAGACGCGCCAGCAGCTCGAACGTGTTGCCGGTCTTACGGGTGAGGAAGCCAAGCGTGGGCTTATGGACCAAATGATCGATGAGGCACGCCATGAGGCAGCGAAACGCATTCGCATGGTGGAGGAAGAGGCTCGGGCTGAGGCCGACCGCCGGGCCAAGAAAATCGTCACGATCGCGATCGAGCGCCTGGCCGGCGAGTTTGTTGCTGAGCGAACCGTCTCGGTTGTCCAACTCCCCAATGACGACATGAAAGGCCGCATCATCGGCAGGGAAGGGCGCAACATTCGAGCTATTGAAGCGGCGACAGGGGTTGATTTGATCATCGATGACACCCCCGAGGCCGTGATTTTGTCGTGTCACAATCCCATCCGGCGTGAAATCGCCCGCATCGCTCTTGAGCGACTCATCTCCGATGGCCGTATCCATCCTGGGCGGGTCGAAGAGGTGGTACGTAAAGCCGAGCAAGAAGTTGAGGACAGTATTCGCGAGGCAGGGCAGAAGGCAATCTTCGAGGTGGGCATCCATGGCGTTCATCCCGAGATCGTCAAGTTGCTCGGCATGCTGAAGTATCGGTACAGCTACGCGCAAAATGTGTTGGCGCACTCGATCGAAGCGGCATTTCTCTGCGGGGCCATGGCCGCTGAATTGGGTTTGAACGAAAAACAAGCACGGCGGGCGGCGCTCTTGCACGACATCGGCAAAGCCCTCACCCATGAGGTCGAAGGTTCACACGCGATCATCGGCGCGGACATCGCTCGCAAGTATGGAGAGTCAGCAAAAGTCGTGAATGCGATTGCGGCACATCACGAAGAGGTCAAAGCGGAAACTATCCTGGCGCCGCTCGTCGATGCGGCCGATGCGCTGTCTGGTGCACGGCCAGGGGCGCGGCGGGAGATGTTGGAGAGCTACGTACGGCGCCTCGAGGACCTGGAGCGCATCAGCAACTCCTTCAAAGGCGTTGAGAAATCCTTTGCGGTTCAGGCCGGCCGTGAGATCCGGATCATCGTCGAGCCGCGCGCCATCAACGACGATCAAGCCTCAACGCTGGCGAACGAGGTCGCCCGTAAGATCGAGAGTGAAATGACATATCCTGGCCAGGTCAAAGTGACCGTCATTCGCGAGACGCGCGCCAGTGAATACGCGCGCTAA
- a CDS encoding TIGR00282 family metallophosphoesterase: MNILFLGDIVGKPGRRAVGALLLRLIDRERLDLVIANCENVAGGIGVDPKSARDLFDAGVHVLTSGNHVWREKTIGEFITHEPRMLRPANFPPMVPGRGWTVHETADGTPVGVVNLIGRVFMDSVDCPFRVAENLLPELRARARVIIVDMHGEATSEKAAMGWFLAGKVSAVLGSHTHVQTADERVLPGGTAYITDVGMCGPTESVIGVRREQVIRRFLTHMPVRFEVAGGPVVVQGALLDVDPETGRAQSIRRLQDVCDI; the protein is encoded by the coding sequence ATGAACATATTGTTTCTTGGCGACATCGTGGGCAAGCCAGGTCGGCGTGCGGTTGGTGCGCTGCTGCTGCGTCTGATTGACCGCGAACGGCTCGACTTAGTGATCGCCAACTGTGAAAACGTCGCCGGCGGAATCGGGGTCGATCCGAAGAGTGCTCGTGATTTGTTCGACGCGGGGGTTCATGTGCTGACCTCCGGCAACCACGTGTGGCGAGAAAAGACGATTGGTGAGTTTATCACCCATGAGCCGCGCATGCTGCGACCCGCCAATTTTCCTCCGATGGTTCCGGGGCGCGGTTGGACGGTGCACGAAACGGCGGATGGTACCCCGGTGGGCGTGGTGAACCTGATCGGCCGTGTTTTCATGGATAGCGTAGACTGTCCTTTCCGGGTGGCAGAGAACCTACTGCCGGAGTTGCGGGCGCGAGCTCGGGTGATCATTGTCGACATGCATGGCGAAGCAACTTCCGAGAAGGCAGCCATGGGCTGGTTTCTTGCCGGCAAGGTTTCTGCAGTGCTCGGCAGCCACACGCACGTGCAAACCGCTGACGAGCGCGTGTTGCCCGGAGGGACGGCCTATATCACCGATGTCGGCATGTGTGGCCCGACCGAGTCGGTGATAGGCGTTCGCCGCGAGCAGGTCATTCGCAGGTTCCTGACTCACATGCCGGTGAGATTCGAAGTTGCGGGCGGCCCGGTTGTCGTACAAGGAGCCCTTCTCGATGTAGATCCGGAAACCGGCCGAGCCCAAAGCATTCGGCGGCTGCAGGACGTTTGTGATATCTAG
- the tyrS gene encoding tyrosine--tRNA ligase yields the protein MGTESLKNAGSLEQQLAAIRRGTVDVLPAEELVIKLRVGRPLRVKFGADPSAPDLHLGHTVALTKLRQFQDLGHVVIFLIGDFTGMIGDPTGKSETRRPLTRAEVTANAQTYQQQVFKVLDPARTEVRFNSEWMDRMSGADMVRLCAHYTVARMLERDDFAKRYQEQRSIGVHEFLYPLIQGYDSVALEADIEVGGTDQRFNLLVGREIQKAYGMAAQVVVTLPLLEGTDGVAKMSKSLGNAIGIADLPEEIFGKIMSISDAMMLRYYELLTAEDVGALRHQIESGTAHPMDVKKRLAFLMVSRFHGEAIARHELGRFEQRFQRRELPKDLRTFQWRDELPLSLPLVDVIMAAGMVKTKSETRRLIQQGAVRVDGQRIADIHYNITPTRKNLVIQVGPRRVLAFDFFPEKDFAGGG from the coding sequence ATGGGAACAGAATCCTTGAAAAATGCCGGATCGCTCGAGCAACAACTGGCAGCTATTCGGCGGGGTACGGTGGACGTTCTGCCCGCAGAGGAACTCGTGATCAAGCTGCGGGTGGGCCGACCGTTGCGGGTCAAGTTTGGCGCCGATCCATCGGCACCTGATCTGCACCTCGGCCATACAGTGGCCCTTACGAAGCTCCGTCAATTCCAGGACCTTGGTCACGTTGTCATCTTCTTGATCGGTGACTTCACCGGTATGATTGGCGACCCCACCGGGAAGTCTGAGACGCGTAGGCCGCTGACACGCGCGGAAGTCACTGCCAACGCTCAAACCTATCAGCAGCAGGTTTTCAAGGTGCTGGATCCGGCGCGAACCGAGGTGCGTTTCAACTCCGAGTGGATGGACCGGATGTCGGGGGCTGACATGGTGCGGCTGTGCGCGCATTATACAGTGGCGCGGATGCTCGAGCGTGACGACTTTGCGAAGCGCTACCAGGAGCAACGCTCCATTGGCGTACATGAGTTTCTGTACCCACTGATTCAAGGGTACGACTCAGTTGCGTTGGAGGCTGACATCGAAGTGGGTGGCACGGATCAACGCTTCAACCTTCTCGTCGGCCGCGAGATCCAAAAGGCCTATGGGATGGCGGCACAAGTCGTCGTGACCCTCCCCTTGCTCGAAGGAACGGACGGCGTTGCGAAGATGAGCAAATCGCTCGGCAACGCCATTGGCATCGCCGACCTACCGGAAGAGATATTCGGTAAGATCATGTCGATTTCGGATGCGATGATGCTGCGCTACTACGAGCTGCTCACTGCTGAGGATGTCGGTGCGCTTCGTCATCAGATTGAATCAGGAACAGCGCATCCCATGGACGTCAAAAAGAGGTTGGCGTTTCTTATGGTAAGCCGCTTCCACGGCGAGGCCATAGCGCGGCATGAGCTAGGAAGATTCGAGCAGCGCTTCCAGCGACGTGAATTGCCCAAGGATTTACGGACGTTTCAATGGCGGGATGAATTGCCTTTGTCGCTGCCCCTTGTCGATGTGATCATGGCGGCGGGGATGGTGAAAACAAAGAGCGAGACGCGACGCCTGATTCAGCAAGGAGCGGTGCGGGTCGACGGGCAGCGGATTGCCGACATCCACTACAATATCACCCCAACTCGAAAGAATCTGGTGATTCAGGTTGGGCCGCGGCGTGTCCTGGCCTTCGATTTCTTCCCCGAAAAAGATTTCGCTGGGGGGGGTTGA